Proteins from one Desulfonema limicola genomic window:
- a CDS encoding helix-turn-helix domain-containing protein, with amino-acid sequence MRKEKRSSKVKDALGSLTQDLIDAGLGSPFTEKELNYYGINIPEIKNISPKKIKVIREKAQFSQSVFARLLNVSTASIKQWEQGTRNPNGATKVLLDLLDRYPHILDYRINKSKRKNYI; translated from the coding sequence ATGAGAAAAGAAAAACGAAGCAGTAAAGTTAAAGATGCTCTGGGAAGCCTTACTCAGGATTTAATTGATGCGGGTCTGGGTTCTCCATTCACTGAAAAAGAGCTTAACTATTACGGCATTAACATTCCTGAAATCAAAAATATTTCACCAAAGAAAATAAAGGTTATAAGAGAAAAAGCTCAGTTCAGCCAGAGTGTTTTTGCCCGCTTATTAAATGTCAGTACCGCGAGTATCAAGCAATGGGAACAAGGAACCAGAAACCCGAACGGGGCAACAAAAGTTCTTCTGGATTTACTTGATAGATATCCACATATTTTGGATTATAGAATAAATAAATCTAAAAGAAAAAATTATATTTGA